The proteins below are encoded in one region of Mangifera indica cultivar Alphonso chromosome 7, CATAS_Mindica_2.1, whole genome shotgun sequence:
- the LOC123220590 gene encoding heat shock factor-binding protein-like → MDAQDSEDSKQSTADMTAFVQNLLQQMQSRFQTMSESIIMKIDEMGSRIDELEQSINDLRSEMGIEGSSPSTPSKPKDEPKVGDGSF, encoded by the exons ATG gATGCACAGGATTCAGAAGATTCGAAACAGAGCACTGCAGATATGACAGCTTTT GTCCAAAATCTTCTCCAGCAGATg CAATCTAGGTTCCAGACAATGTCTGAGTCCATCATTATGAAGA TCGATGAGATGGGCAGCAGGATAGATGAGCTAGAGCAGAGCATTAATGATCTCAGATCTGAGATGGGTATAGAGGGCTCTTCTCCTTCAACTCCTTCCAAGCCGAAGGATGAACCCAAGGTAGGTGATGGTTCATTTTAA